The following coding sequences lie in one Pseudomonas monsensis genomic window:
- a CDS encoding MarR family winged helix-turn-helix transcriptional regulator encodes MLPSQCLCTNLRRAARGVSRHYDGALDGFGINVAQYSLLCNLQRLDQPSISELAEAMGLDRSTLGRNLRVLEGDGLVALAEGEDMRNRIVRLTETGAQRLAAALPAWEAAQQRLIDRLGAEKRETLLKLLDELA; translated from the coding sequence ATGCTTCCTTCTCAGTGTTTGTGCACCAACCTGCGTCGCGCCGCGCGTGGCGTCAGCAGGCATTACGACGGCGCCCTCGACGGCTTCGGGATCAACGTTGCCCAGTATTCTTTGCTGTGTAACCTGCAGCGTCTGGATCAGCCGAGCATCTCGGAACTGGCCGAAGCCATGGGTCTGGATCGCAGCACCCTGGGCCGCAATCTGCGGGTGCTGGAAGGCGACGGTCTGGTGGCGCTGGCCGAGGGCGAAGACATGCGCAACCGCATCGTCCGGCTCACCGAAACCGGCGCGCAACGTCTGGCTGCTGCACTGCCAGCCTGGGAAGCGGCGCAGCAACGGTTGATTGACCGTCTGGGTGCCGAGAAGCGTGAAACCTTGCTGAAATTGCTGGACGAACTGGCCTGA
- a CDS encoding MFS transporter, translating to MTTMWRTCGWVLLGSALILALSLGVRHGFGLFLSPMSAQFGWGREVFAFAIALQNLIWGLAQPFTGALADRFGAAKVVLIGGVLYALGLVCMGLSDSALTLSLSAGLLIGIGLSGTSFSVILGVVGRAVPPEKRSMGMGIASAAGSFGQFAMLPGTLGLIGWLGWSAALLVLGLLVALIVPLVSMLKDKPLPVSGHEQTLSEALREACSHSGFWLLAFGFFVCGFQVVFIGVHLPAYLVDQHLPATVGTTVLALIGLFNIFGTYTAGWLGGRMSKPRLLTALYLLRAVVIVLFLWLPVTTTSAYLFGMAMGFLWLSTVPLTNGTVATLFGVRNLSMLGGIVFLFHQLGSFLGGWLGGVVYDRTGSYDLIWQVAILLSLLAAALNWPVRERPVARLQPRAHAA from the coding sequence ATGACGACGATGTGGCGTACGTGCGGTTGGGTGTTGCTGGGGAGTGCGCTGATTCTGGCGTTGTCATTGGGCGTGCGACACGGCTTCGGGTTGTTTCTGTCACCGATGAGCGCGCAGTTCGGCTGGGGGCGCGAAGTGTTTGCCTTCGCCATTGCCTTGCAGAATCTGATCTGGGGTCTGGCGCAGCCGTTTACCGGCGCGTTGGCCGATCGTTTCGGTGCGGCGAAAGTGGTGCTGATCGGCGGCGTGCTCTACGCCTTGGGCCTGGTATGCATGGGGTTGTCCGATTCGGCGTTGACCCTGTCCTTGAGTGCCGGTCTGTTGATCGGCATCGGTCTGTCCGGCACTTCGTTCTCGGTGATCCTCGGTGTGGTCGGCCGTGCCGTACCGCCGGAAAAACGCAGCATGGGCATGGGCATCGCCAGTGCGGCGGGGTCCTTTGGCCAGTTTGCCATGTTACCGGGCACGCTCGGCCTGATCGGCTGGCTCGGCTGGTCGGCGGCGTTGCTGGTACTCGGTCTGCTGGTGGCGCTGATCGTGCCGCTGGTGAGCATGCTCAAGGACAAGCCGCTGCCAGTGTCGGGGCATGAACAGACCCTGTCCGAAGCGTTGCGCGAAGCCTGTTCGCATTCCGGTTTCTGGCTGCTGGCGTTCGGGTTTTTCGTCTGCGGTTTTCAAGTGGTGTTCATTGGTGTGCACCTGCCGGCGTATCTGGTCGATCAACATTTGCCGGCCACCGTTGGCACGACTGTGCTGGCGCTGATCGGTCTGTTCAATATCTTCGGCACGTATACGGCCGGGTGGCTGGGCGGGCGCATGTCCAAGCCGCGTCTGCTCACTGCTCTGTATTTGTTGCGTGCGGTGGTGATCGTGCTGTTCCTCTGGCTGCCGGTGACGACCACCTCGGCCTATCTGTTCGGTATGGCCATGGGCTTCCTGTGGCTGTCGACCGTACCGTTGACCAACGGTACGGTGGCGACCTTGTTCGGTGTGCGCAATCTGTCCATGCTTGGCGGCATCGTGTTCCTGTTCCACCAGCTCGGCTCGTTTCTGGGCGGCTGGCTGGGCGGGGTGGTCTATGACCGTACCGGGAGTTATGACTTGATCTGGCAAGTGGCAATTCTTCTGAGCCTGTTGGCCGCCGCGTTGAACTGGCCGGTGCGCGAGCGACCTGTCGCGCGTCTGCAACCCCGTGCGCACGCCGCATGA
- a CDS encoding glutathione peroxidase, with product MLMRWCAVPALLMALTGLAQAADCPDLLQGSLPKLRAKESIDLCQQYADKPLVVINTASFCGFAPQFEGLEALNQRYKAQGLQMLGVPSNDFKQESKDSAETAKVCYANYGVTFAMTEPQKVRGDDATHLFQVLAAQSSAPKWNFYKYVVDRQGKVIASFSSLTKPDDPEFIAAIEKAIASKPLKP from the coding sequence ATGCTGATGCGCTGGTGTGCTGTTCCTGCGTTGCTGATGGCGTTGACTGGCCTGGCCCAGGCCGCTGACTGTCCCGATCTGCTGCAAGGTTCGCTGCCCAAATTGCGGGCCAAGGAGTCCATCGACCTGTGCCAGCAGTACGCCGATAAACCGCTGGTGGTGATCAACACTGCCAGCTTCTGCGGTTTTGCCCCGCAGTTCGAAGGCCTGGAGGCGCTCAATCAGCGCTACAAGGCACAAGGGCTGCAAATGCTCGGGGTTCCTTCAAATGACTTCAAGCAAGAGTCCAAGGACAGCGCAGAGACCGCCAAGGTCTGCTACGCCAACTACGGCGTGACCTTCGCCATGACCGAGCCTCAAAAAGTCCGGGGGGATGACGCTACGCATCTGTTTCAGGTACTCGCTGCGCAGAGTAGCGCGCCGAAGTGGAACTTCTACAAATACGTGGTCGATCGCCAAGGCAAGGTGATCGCCAGTTTTTCAAGCCTGACCAAGCCGGATGATCCGGAGTTTATTGCGGCGATCGAAAAGGCCATCGCTTCGAAACCGCTGAAGCCCTGA
- a CDS encoding OmpP1/FadL family transporter, translating into MKKVMLKTTLSLAVTMASTQIFAAGFAINEHSISGMGTGYAGRSSSADDASTVYGNPAGMSRLTREQVTGGVAFLDAKTDISDASSSPNGGSNKGDMVPFTSVPMGFYVKPIDEHWAFGLGVYVPFGLITDYEKGFAGRYFGSKSEVQVITFQPTVSYKFNDVVSVGFGPTINRIDGTLESNLSITQAAPDGKVKIKGDDTALGYNVGVLVQATDTTRLGLTYHSKVDYKLKGDTKVNYGLLGAVGLGANQKYDASLKITTPESIDFSVTQAINERWNVYAGSTWTRWSQLEKITVKNSGVQPLLAGQFGEITEDQNWHDSWAYAVGTSYQLNKEWVLRTGLTFDQSPTNNVDRSPRIPTGDRTIFSIGAGWSPTEDLTIDVAYSYLKEESVKIRNENARGQTYDAKYENSANGFGVGATYRF; encoded by the coding sequence ATGAAAAAAGTCATGCTCAAAACCACCCTTAGCCTCGCCGTTACCATGGCATCCACCCAGATCTTCGCAGCTGGCTTTGCCATCAACGAACACAGTATCAGCGGGATGGGCACCGGTTACGCTGGGCGATCCTCTTCTGCCGACGACGCAAGCACTGTTTATGGCAACCCTGCCGGTATGTCGCGCCTCACGCGCGAACAAGTCACGGGCGGTGTTGCATTCCTCGATGCCAAAACCGATATCAGCGACGCCAGCTCCAGCCCTAACGGTGGCAGCAACAAAGGCGACATGGTGCCCTTCACCTCTGTACCTATGGGCTTCTACGTCAAACCGATTGATGAGCATTGGGCATTCGGCCTCGGCGTTTACGTGCCGTTCGGCCTGATTACCGACTACGAAAAAGGCTTTGCCGGCCGCTACTTCGGCAGCAAGTCCGAAGTACAGGTCATCACCTTCCAGCCGACTGTCAGCTACAAGTTCAACGACGTGGTGTCGGTAGGTTTCGGTCCGACCATCAACCGCATCGACGGCACACTGGAATCCAACCTGTCGATCACTCAGGCTGCGCCGGACGGCAAGGTCAAGATCAAGGGTGACGACACCGCGCTGGGCTACAACGTCGGCGTACTGGTGCAAGCCACCGACACCACGCGCCTGGGTCTGACGTACCACTCGAAAGTCGACTACAAGCTCAAAGGCGACACCAAGGTCAACTATGGCCTGCTCGGCGCAGTCGGCCTGGGCGCCAACCAGAAGTACGACGCTTCGCTGAAGATCACCACGCCTGAATCCATCGACTTCTCGGTCACCCAGGCGATCAACGAACGCTGGAACGTCTACGCCGGTTCGACCTGGACCCGCTGGAGCCAGCTGGAAAAAATCACCGTCAAGAACTCCGGTGTACAACCGCTGCTGGCCGGTCAGTTTGGCGAGATCACCGAAGACCAGAACTGGCACGATTCCTGGGCTTACGCCGTGGGTACGTCGTACCAGTTGAACAAGGAATGGGTACTGCGTACCGGCCTGACCTTCGACCAGTCGCCGACCAACAACGTCGACCGTTCGCCACGCATCCCGACGGGTGACCGGACCATCTTCAGCATCGGCGCTGGCTGGAGCCCGACCGAAGACCTGACCATCGACGTCGCTTACTCGTACCTGAAGGAAGAGTCGGTCAAGATCCGCAACGAAAACGCACGTGGCCAGACCTACGACGCCAAGTATGAAAACTCGGCAAACGGTTTCGGTGTCGGCGCGACCTACCGCTTCTGA
- a CDS encoding sel1 repeat family protein — protein sequence MKFRSVSDSVTSQPLPVTPPKRFSVRVAEWLLDSPRLSASHNAKHLAGRLLKQPAREGVVAAQSRLGQLMCRECGNARDRRIGQDLLRQAARAGDRRAQEELGLIAD from the coding sequence ATGAAGTTTCGCTCAGTATCAGACTCTGTTACCTCACAACCACTTCCTGTTACCCCGCCCAAGCGATTTTCCGTGCGTGTGGCCGAGTGGCTGCTCGACAGCCCGCGCCTGAGCGCCAGCCACAATGCCAAGCACCTGGCCGGTCGCCTGCTCAAGCAGCCGGCGCGTGAAGGTGTGGTTGCAGCGCAAAGCCGTCTCGGCCAGTTGATGTGCCGTGAATGCGGCAATGCCCGGGACCGGCGTATCGGTCAGGATCTTTTGCGTCAGGCCGCCCGCGCCGGCGACCGTCGTGCGCAAGAGGAACTCGGGCTCATCGCAGACTGA
- the rmuC gene encoding DNA recombination protein RmuC yields the protein MLEERLAMAQLSQDGLNAQLDASRDEIADLGQANAAKQAELAALRREVELLQIERDDARDASHAWNLERANKEAELRRLDAQAASLNAELREQQESHQQRLNDLQGSRDELRAQFAELAGKIFDEREQRFAETSQQRLGQLLDPLKERIQSFEKRVEESYQAEARERFSLAKELERLQALNLRLSDEATNLTRALKGQKTQGNWGELILERVLEHAGLEKGREYQTQVNLKGPDGERFQPDVVIYLPGDKQVVVDSKVSLTAYQQYVAAEDDTLGQIAIKQHVLSLRNHVKGLAGKDYKRLEGLHSLDFVLLFVPIEAAFSAALQAEPTLFQEAFDRNIVIVSPTTLLATLRVIDSLWKQERQSQNAREIAERAGLLYDKFVLFIQDLDEVGNRLQQLDKAYSSARNKLTEGRGNLVSRSEQLKLLGARASKSLPADLLERAMTDVDGLVELPE from the coding sequence TTGCTCGAAGAGCGGCTGGCCATGGCGCAACTGTCGCAGGACGGGCTCAACGCACAACTGGATGCCAGCCGCGACGAAATCGCCGACCTCGGGCAGGCCAACGCCGCCAAGCAAGCCGAACTGGCCGCTCTGCGCCGCGAAGTCGAGTTGCTGCAAATCGAACGCGATGACGCCCGCGACGCTTCCCACGCCTGGAACCTTGAACGCGCCAACAAGGAAGCCGAACTGCGTCGCCTCGATGCACAGGCCGCTTCGCTGAATGCCGAACTGCGCGAGCAGCAGGAAAGCCATCAACAGCGCCTCAACGACCTGCAAGGTTCGCGCGATGAGCTGCGTGCACAGTTCGCCGAACTGGCGGGCAAGATCTTCGATGAGCGCGAACAGCGCTTCGCCGAAACCAGCCAGCAGCGGCTCGGGCAGTTACTCGACCCGTTGAAAGAGCGCATTCAGTCCTTCGAAAAGCGCGTGGAAGAAAGCTACCAGGCCGAAGCCCGCGAGCGTTTCTCGCTGGCCAAGGAACTGGAACGCTTGCAGGCGCTCAACCTGCGCCTGAGCGACGAGGCGACCAACCTGACCCGCGCCCTCAAAGGCCAGAAAACCCAGGGCAACTGGGGCGAGCTGATTCTTGAGCGGGTGCTCGAACACGCCGGGCTGGAGAAGGGACGCGAGTACCAGACCCAGGTCAACCTCAAGGGGCCGGATGGCGAGCGTTTCCAGCCGGATGTGGTGATTTATCTGCCGGGCGACAAGCAGGTGGTGGTCGACTCCAAGGTCAGCCTCACGGCATATCAACAATACGTGGCCGCTGAAGACGACACCCTGGGGCAGATCGCGATCAAGCAGCACGTGCTGTCCCTGCGCAATCACGTCAAGGGCTTGGCGGGCAAGGATTACAAGCGTCTGGAGGGGTTGCACAGCCTTGATTTCGTGCTGCTCTTCGTGCCGATCGAAGCGGCATTTTCCGCCGCGTTGCAAGCCGAGCCGACCCTGTTTCAGGAGGCTTTCGACCGCAATATCGTTATCGTCAGCCCGACCACCTTGCTGGCCACGTTGCGGGTGATCGACAGCCTGTGGAAGCAGGAGCGCCAGAGTCAGAACGCCCGGGAAATCGCCGAGCGCGCGGGCTTGCTGTATGACAAGTTCGTGCTGTTCATTCAGGATCTGGACGAGGTCGGCAATCGCTTGCAGCAGCTGGACAAAGCCTACAGCTCGGCGCGCAACAAGCTGACCGAGGGACGCGGCAATCTGGTCAGTCGCAGTGAGCAGCTCAAATTGCTGGGCGCACGGGCGAGCAAGAGCTTGCCGGCTGATCTGCTGGAGCGGGCGATGACCGATGTCGATGGGCTGGTGGAACTGCCAGAGTAA
- a CDS encoding hybrid sensor histidine kinase/response regulator, protein MSLSTGLIAAVALAYMAIMFAIAFYGDRRSAPLPPRMRAWVYSLSLAVYCTSWTFFGAVGQAAEQLWSFLPIYLGPILLLVGAPWVLQKMVMISKQENITSIADFIAARYGKSQSLAVVVALICLVGVLPYIALQLKGIVLGVNLLIGAGADAMGTRAQDTALIVSLVLALFTIVFGTRNLDATEHHRGMVLAIAFESLVKLFAFLAVGTFVTYGLYDGFDDLFNQAMLAPRLEEYWKETINWPSMVVQTGVAMMAIICLPRQFHVTVVENIDPQDLRLAKWVFPAYLALAALFVVPIALAGQMLLPGDVLPDSFVISLPLAQAHPALAMLAFIGGASAATGMVIVASVALSTMVSNDMLLPWLLRRNNAERPFEVFRQWMLSVRRVSIVVILLLAYVSYRLLGSTASLATIGQIAFAAVTQLAPAMLGALYWKQANRRGVFAGLAAGTFLWFYTLVLPIAAHSLGWSLSSFPGLAWLHGNPLNLPITPLTQGVVLSLAGNFTLFAWVSVLSRTRVSEHWQAGRFIGQEISARPSARSMLAVQIDDLLQLAARFVGEERARQSFIRFAYRQGKGFNPNQNADSEWIAHTERLLAGVLGASSTRAVVKAAIEGREMQLEDVVRIADEASEVLQFNRALLQGAIENITQGISVVDQSLKLVAWNRRYLELFNYPDGLISVGRPIADIIRYNAERGLCGPGEAEVHVARRLHWMRQGRAHTSERLFPNGRVIELIGNPMPGGGFVMSFTDITAFREAEQALTEANEGLEQRVTERTQELSQLNVALTEAKGTAEAANQSKTRFLAAVSHDLMQPLNAARLFSAALSHQDDGLSSEAQKLVQHLDSSLRSAEDLISDLLDISRLENGKINPDRKPFAINELFDTLGAEFKALAQEQGLSFRVRGSHLRIDSDIKLLRRILQNFLTNAFRYAKGPVLLGVRRRGDELCLEVWDRGPGIPEDKQQVIFEEFKRLDSHQTRAEKGLGLGLAIADGLCRVLGHTLRVRSWPGRGSVFSVSVPLARTQTVPASTTTELNGKLLGGAQVLCIDNEDSILIGMNSLLTRWGCQVWTARNREECAALLSEGVRPQLALVDYHLDHGDTGTELMAWLRTTLGEPVPGVVISADGRPETVAQVHAAGLDYLAKPVKPAALRALLSRYVPL, encoded by the coding sequence ATGTCGTTGTCCACCGGGCTGATCGCCGCCGTCGCCCTGGCCTATATGGCCATCATGTTCGCCATCGCCTTCTACGGCGACCGTCGCAGTGCGCCGTTGCCGCCGCGGATGCGCGCGTGGGTGTACAGCCTGTCGCTGGCGGTTTACTGCACCAGCTGGACGTTCTTCGGCGCCGTCGGTCAGGCTGCCGAGCAACTGTGGTCGTTCCTGCCGATTTACCTCGGGCCGATCCTGCTATTGGTCGGCGCGCCGTGGGTTCTGCAAAAAATGGTGATGATCAGCAAACAGGAGAACATCACCTCCATCGCTGACTTCATTGCCGCGCGCTACGGCAAATCGCAATCGCTGGCGGTGGTAGTCGCGCTGATCTGCCTGGTCGGCGTTCTGCCCTACATCGCCCTGCAACTCAAAGGTATTGTCCTCGGCGTGAACCTGTTGATCGGCGCCGGTGCCGATGCCATGGGCACTCGCGCCCAGGACACCGCGCTGATCGTCTCGCTGGTGCTGGCGCTGTTCACCATTGTCTTCGGCACGCGCAACCTCGACGCCACGGAACACCACCGTGGCATGGTGCTGGCGATTGCCTTCGAATCGCTGGTCAAGCTGTTCGCCTTTCTCGCCGTCGGAACCTTCGTGACGTACGGTCTGTACGACGGCTTCGACGATCTGTTCAATCAGGCGATGCTCGCCCCGCGCCTCGAGGAATACTGGAAAGAGACCATCAACTGGCCGTCGATGGTGGTACAGACCGGCGTGGCGATGATGGCGATCATCTGTTTGCCGCGGCAATTCCACGTCACCGTGGTGGAGAACATCGACCCGCAGGATCTGCGCCTGGCCAAATGGGTATTTCCGGCGTACCTCGCCCTCGCCGCGCTGTTTGTCGTGCCGATCGCCCTCGCCGGGCAGATGCTGCTGCCCGGCGACGTATTGCCCGACTCATTCGTGATCAGCCTGCCGCTGGCCCAGGCCCATCCGGCACTGGCGATGCTGGCATTTATCGGCGGTGCGTCGGCTGCCACCGGCATGGTGATTGTCGCCAGCGTGGCGCTGTCGACCATGGTGTCCAACGACATGCTGTTGCCGTGGTTGCTGCGGCGCAATAATGCCGAGCGGCCGTTTGAGGTGTTCCGCCAGTGGATGCTCTCTGTGCGCCGGGTGAGCATCGTGGTGATTCTGTTGCTGGCCTATGTCAGCTATCGCCTGCTCGGTTCGACCGCGAGCCTGGCAACCATCGGCCAGATCGCCTTTGCCGCGGTGACGCAACTGGCACCGGCGATGCTGGGCGCGCTGTACTGGAAACAGGCCAACCGTCGTGGCGTTTTCGCCGGACTCGCAGCCGGGACCTTTCTGTGGTTCTACACACTGGTTCTGCCGATTGCTGCGCACAGCCTCGGCTGGTCCCTGAGCAGTTTTCCGGGGCTGGCATGGCTGCACGGTAATCCGCTGAACCTGCCGATCACGCCACTGACCCAAGGCGTGGTGCTGTCGCTGGCCGGTAACTTCACTTTGTTCGCCTGGGTCTCGGTGCTGTCGCGCACGCGAGTATCGGAGCACTGGCAGGCCGGGCGTTTTATCGGACAGGAAATCAGCGCCCGGCCGAGTGCGCGCTCGATGCTTGCGGTGCAAATCGACGATCTGCTGCAACTGGCCGCACGCTTTGTCGGTGAAGAACGTGCGCGGCAAAGCTTCATCCGTTTTGCTTATCGCCAGGGCAAAGGCTTCAACCCGAACCAGAATGCCGACAGCGAATGGATTGCCCATACCGAACGGTTGCTGGCCGGGGTGCTCGGAGCGTCTTCGACCCGTGCAGTGGTAAAAGCCGCCATTGAAGGCCGGGAAATGCAGCTTGAGGACGTCGTCCGGATCGCCGACGAAGCCTCGGAAGTGCTGCAATTCAACCGCGCCCTGCTGCAAGGCGCGATCGAGAACATTACCCAAGGCATCAGCGTGGTCGACCAGTCGCTGAAACTGGTGGCCTGGAACCGTCGCTATCTGGAGCTGTTCAACTACCCGGACGGCTTGATCAGCGTCGGCAGGCCGATCGCCGACATCATTCGCTACAACGCCGAGCGCGGCTTGTGTGGCCCCGGCGAAGCGGAAGTGCATGTCGCCCGGCGCCTGCACTGGATGCGTCAGGGCCGTGCGCACACCTCGGAACGTCTGTTCCCCAATGGCCGGGTGATCGAGCTGATCGGCAACCCGATGCCCGGCGGCGGTTTCGTCATGAGTTTCACCGACATCACTGCGTTCCGCGAAGCCGAACAGGCGCTGACCGAGGCCAACGAAGGCCTGGAACAACGAGTCACCGAGCGGACTCAGGAACTGTCGCAACTCAACGTCGCCCTGACCGAGGCAAAGGGCACCGCCGAGGCCGCCAACCAGTCGAAAACGCGCTTTCTGGCCGCCGTCAGCCACGACCTGATGCAACCGCTGAACGCCGCGCGCCTGTTCTCCGCGGCCCTCTCCCATCAGGACGACGGGCTGAGCAGCGAGGCGCAGAAACTGGTGCAGCACCTCGACAGTTCGCTGCGTTCGGCCGAGGACCTGATCAGCGACCTGCTGGACATTTCCCGCCTGGAAAACGGCAAGATCAATCCCGATCGCAAGCCGTTTGCCATCAACGAACTGTTCGACACCCTCGGCGCCGAATTCAAGGCGCTGGCGCAGGAACAAGGCCTGAGCTTCCGCGTGCGCGGCAGCCATTTGCGCATCGACAGCGACATCAAGTTGCTGCGGCGAATTCTGCAGAACTTCCTCACCAACGCCTTCCGTTATGCCAAAGGTCCGGTTTTGCTGGGTGTGCGGCGCCGTGGCGACGAATTGTGTCTGGAGGTGTGGGATCGCGGGCCGGGCATTCCGGAAGACAAACAGCAGGTGATTTTCGAGGAGTTCAAGCGCCTCGACAGCCACCAGACCCGCGCCGAAAAGGGCCTCGGGCTGGGTTTGGCGATTGCCGATGGTCTATGCCGGGTACTGGGGCATACGTTGCGTGTGCGATCGTGGCCGGGGCGCGGCAGCGTGTTCAGCGTCAGTGTACCGTTGGCCCGCACGCAAACCGTGCCGGCCAGCACCACTACCGAGTTGAATGGCAAGTTGCTGGGCGGTGCGCAGGTGCTGTGCATCGACAATGAAGACAGCATTCTGATCGGCATGAACAGCTTGTTGACTCGCTGGGGCTGCCAGGTCTGGACTGCACGCAATCGCGAGGAATGTGCGGCGTTGTTGAGCGAGGGGGTGCGCCCGCAATTGGCGCTGGTGGACTATCACCTCGATCACGGCGATACCGGCACCGAGTTGATGGCATGGTTACGCACCACGCTGGGAGAGCCGGTGCCGGGGGTGGTGATCAGTGCCGATGGCCGGCCGGAAACTGTGGCGCAGGTGCATGCGGCAGGGCTGGATTACCTGGCCAAACCGGTGAAACCGGCGGCGTTGCGGGCGTTGCTGAGCCGGTATGTGCCGCTTTAA
- a CDS encoding TetR/AcrR family transcriptional regulator: MAIKEGLRPGGRSARVQDAIHSAVRALLQEQERSSVTVPQIAARAGVTPSTIYRRWGDLAALLADVALARMRPDSEPAQTGSLRSDIRAWAEQYLDEMSSEPGRNMMRDVQASATPGYCVTILGAQLQTIIERHPDEAAPSIDRLINLVVAPVVFRILFSAAALEVEELHRLIDIALRQD, translated from the coding sequence ATGGCTATTAAAGAAGGTTTACGCCCCGGTGGCCGCAGCGCCCGGGTGCAAGATGCAATTCATTCGGCGGTCCGTGCACTGCTGCAGGAACAGGAGCGTTCGAGCGTGACCGTGCCGCAAATCGCCGCGCGCGCCGGGGTCACGCCATCGACGATTTATCGACGCTGGGGTGATCTGGCGGCGTTGCTGGCGGACGTCGCGCTTGCCCGCATGCGCCCTGACAGCGAACCGGCACAAACCGGCAGTCTGCGCAGCGATATCCGCGCCTGGGCCGAGCAATACCTCGACGAGATGAGTTCCGAGCCCGGGCGCAACATGATGCGCGACGTGCAGGCCAGTGCCACGCCGGGGTACTGCGTGACAATCCTCGGCGCGCAGCTGCAGACCATCATTGAGCGCCACCCGGATGAAGCGGCGCCGAGCATTGATCGGTTGATCAATCTGGTGGTGGCGCCAGTGGTGTTCCGGATTCTGTTTTCAGCGGCGGCGCTGGAGGTTGAAGAGTTGCATCGCCTGATTGATATCGCGTTGCGTCAGGACTGA
- a CDS encoding MFS transporter: protein MTSPFNNDASNRSSLWFLAITLLSFLAASTAPTPLYHLYQDQLHFSAAVLTLIFGVYALSLLAALLTVGSLSDHLGRKPVIFTAVLLNALAMVLFIGADSVTWLISARVLQGFATGMATAVLSATLLDTDRQQGPLINSVAPLLGMALGGMGCGLLAEFAPAPLQLTYWLLLALFVLQALYVWRLPETVTRQAGAWASLRPTLHVPVQARPTLWRVLPLNTATWALGGFYASLAPSLVRTATGSTSNLIGGATVAALTVTGALMIFTMRNRPAARSLQWGASLLPIGLVLILLGMHSASLSLFFLGTLVAGCGFGAGFLGAVRSLVPLALPHERAGLMSAYYVLSYLAFCLPALLAGHLTRSLGLLVTTDGYGAVLIVLAVAALLLSLRPAPAKVCRAP, encoded by the coding sequence ATGACCAGCCCTTTTAATAACGACGCTTCCAACCGTTCCAGCCTGTGGTTTCTGGCGATCACCTTACTCAGTTTTCTCGCCGCTTCCACCGCGCCGACGCCGTTGTATCACCTGTACCAGGACCAGTTGCACTTCTCGGCAGCGGTGCTGACCCTGATTTTCGGCGTTTACGCCCTCAGTCTGCTGGCGGCGTTACTGACCGTCGGTTCGCTGTCCGATCACCTCGGACGCAAACCGGTGATTTTTACTGCCGTGCTGCTCAACGCTTTGGCGATGGTGTTGTTTATCGGGGCCGACAGCGTGACCTGGCTGATCAGCGCACGGGTGCTGCAAGGCTTCGCCACCGGCATGGCCACCGCCGTTTTAAGCGCAACACTGCTCGATACGGATCGTCAGCAAGGGCCATTGATCAACAGCGTCGCGCCATTATTGGGCATGGCGTTGGGTGGCATGGGCTGCGGTTTGCTCGCCGAGTTCGCCCCGGCGCCGCTGCAGTTGACCTACTGGTTATTGCTTGCGCTGTTTGTGTTGCAGGCGCTGTATGTCTGGCGCCTGCCGGAAACGGTCACCCGGCAAGCGGGGGCGTGGGCGTCGCTGCGACCGACGCTGCATGTGCCGGTGCAGGCGCGCCCGACCCTGTGGCGAGTGCTGCCGCTGAACACCGCGACCTGGGCGCTCGGCGGTTTTTACGCGTCGTTGGCCCCGTCGCTGGTGCGCACCGCCACCGGTTCGACCTCCAACCTGATCGGTGGCGCGACCGTGGCGGCCCTGACTGTGACCGGAGCGCTGATGATTTTCACCATGCGCAATCGACCCGCCGCGCGCTCGCTGCAATGGGGCGCGAGTCTGCTGCCGATCGGCCTGGTGCTGATTCTGCTCGGCATGCACAGCGCCAGTCTGTCGCTGTTTTTCCTCGGCACGCTGGTGGCCGGTTGTGGGTTCGGTGCGGGATTCCTCGGCGCCGTGCGCAGCCTGGTACCGCTGGCCTTGCCCCATGAGCGGGCCGGTCTGATGTCGGCATATTACGTGCTGAGTTACCTGGCGTTCTGTTTGCCGGCGTTGCTGGCCGGGCACCTGACCCGCAGCCTGGGGTTGTTGGTGACCACCGATGGTTATGGCGCGGTGTTGATTGTGCTGGCCGTGGCGGCATTGTTGCTCAGCTTGCGTCCGGCACCGGCCAAGGTGTGTCGCGCGCCATAA
- a CDS encoding cupin domain-containing protein, producing MKIIRSKSFTADRAWGALDIANMNGITTRLHWTDQPYKWHVNDGEEVFVVLDGRVQMRYREGSEEKQVLLEVGDIFYASVGTEHVAHPQGAARILVIESEGSV from the coding sequence ATGAAGATCATTCGCAGCAAGTCCTTCACCGCCGACCGCGCCTGGGGCGCGCTGGACATCGCCAACATGAACGGCATCACCACGCGCCTGCACTGGACGGATCAGCCGTACAAATGGCACGTCAACGACGGTGAGGAAGTGTTTGTGGTGCTCGATGGCCGGGTGCAGATGCGCTATCGCGAGGGAAGTGAAGAAAAGCAGGTGCTGCTGGAGGTCGGCGATATTTTTTATGCCTCGGTCGGCACTGAGCATGTGGCGCATCCGCAGGGCGCGGCGCGGATTCTGGTGATAGAAAGCGAAGGCAGTGTCTGA